In one Carettochelys insculpta isolate YL-2023 chromosome 6, ASM3395843v1, whole genome shotgun sequence genomic region, the following are encoded:
- the TALDO1 gene encoding transaldolase gives MSVSPVKRPKMEPALEQLKQYTTVVADTGDFHAIDQYKPLDATTNPSLILAAAQMPAYQELVEDAIEYGKKLGGSEDEQVQNASDKLFVLFGAEILKRIPGRVSTEVDARLSFDKEGMIKRAKRLIDLYKEAGIGKDRILIKLSSTWEGIQAGKVLEEEHGIHCNMTLLFSFAQAVACAEAGVTLISPFVGRILDWHVANSDKKTYEPSEDPGVKSVTKIYNYYKKFGYKTIVMGASFRNTGEIKALTGCDYLTISPKLLGELSKENTKLTPTLSAKDAQASNLQKIHLDEKTFRWQHNEDQMAVEKLSDGIRKFAADAVKLERMLKERMFSTKNGE, from the exons ATGTCAGTGTCCCCTGTGAAGCGGCCGAAGATGGAGCCGGCACTGGAGCAGCTCAAGCAGTACACCACGGTGGTGGCGGACACCGGCGACTTCCACG CAATTGATCAGTACAAGCCTCTGGATGCTACTACAAATCCATCTTTGATACTAGCTGCTGCTCAAATGCCAGCTTACCAGGAATTAGTAGAGGATGCAATTGAGTATGGAAAAAAACTTGGTGG GTCAGAAGATGAACAGGTCCAAAATGCAAGTGACAAACTCTTTGTGTTATTTGGGGCAGAAATACTGAAGAGGATACCAGGTCGTGTGTCCACAGAAGTAGATGCAAG GTTGTCCTTTGATAAGGAAGGAATGATTAAGAGAGCTAAGCGCCTCATTGACCTTTATAAGGAAGCAGGAATTGGTAAAGATCGCATCCTCATAAAACTGTCATCAACGTGGGAGGGGATTCAGGCAGGCAA GGTTCTGGAAGAGGAGCATGGGATCCATTGCAACATGACCTTACTCTTCTCCTTTGCTCAGGCAGTGGCCTGTGCCGAAGCAGGAGTTACCCTTATTTCCCCATTTGTTGGACGTATCCTGGACTGGCATGTTGCAAACTCAGACAAGAAGACATATGAGCCCTCGGAGGACCCAG GAGTGAAGAGTGTCACTAAAATCTATAATTACTACAAAAAGTTTGGCTACAAGACTATTGTGATGGGTGCTTCATTCCGAAACACTGGGGAGATTAAAGCACTGACAGGCTGTGACTATCTTACCATTTCACCTAAGCTTCTGGGAGAGCTCAGTAAAGAGAACACCAAACTAACTCCCACACTCAGTGCCAAAGATG CTCAGGCATCTAACCTTCAGAAGATCCACCTTGATGAGAAAACATTCCGCTGGCAACATAATGAAGACCAAATGGCTGTGGAGAAGTTATCAGATGGGATCAGGAAATTTGCTGCTGATGCAGTTAAATTGGAGAGAATGTTAAAG gAACGAATGTTCAGTACTAAAAATGGAGAGTAG